In the genome of Lathyrus oleraceus cultivar Zhongwan6 chromosome 4, CAAS_Psat_ZW6_1.0, whole genome shotgun sequence, the window TTTAATGATGTGGCGTTATCTAAGATGACATGTTAATGTCAGATCATTTAAAATTAATTTGAAACTTTTTTTATTGACTAGgataattaatttattaatattattttaataaataaattaattgttaatattttattgttaatttttataattaattaattaatcaaaattttAAAAGAAACACTTTGGACCTAGTATTTTTGGCCCTTGTCTTTGGACCTAGTATTTTTGGCCCTTGTCTTTGGACCATCTTTCTAACTCACAATTGGCTTGTTGGGTTTGTGGAAGATATATATACACTTAAAACATTTGTAATGAAAATAATGTGGAACTACTATGAAACAATACATGTTAGTTAGAGTGATGTAGTTGTCTAGACTTTTCTAGATCCTTTTAGAGGTGTTTCCCTTAATAGTAGGGAACTTTTTATAGAAAATCTTTGGGGTTTTATTGAACCACGGAGGTAGCATGAATTCCTACGAAGTCCCCCAAAATGTTAAAAGTAATCAATTTGTAAGATTTTATGTTATGGTAGTGAAGTAAAGAAATAAAGAGCACAGACTGAAAAATGAGAAAATGTTTATGATAAATGCACAAGAAATTATGATATGTCTTCATCTTCTAATGTGTTATATGTAACCCCATCATATTATGCTAGCAGAAGTTTGGTATTGATAATGAAAAGAGAAAACACATTTTTGTGATAGTAAAGACACAATGACTATTCAAAGAGAAAATTTGTAGAGTTTTGTTTAATACTGATGAGAGTCCCACATCGGATGATATATGACATGAACATGTGTTAATAAGTGAGAACAGTTTTCACTCTACCAATCGATTTTATAGAATTGAGTTAGACTTAATCACATTTTTTAATAAAATACTAAATTTTAGAAGTATAACATGAATGCATTTGAAGTGTAGCTTTTCCTTGACTCTAAGTAATTGAATACGTCAACATAACAACAAAAACTTCTAACTAAATTTGATGAAACCAATTCACAATTTGCATGCATGCTGCTATAGAAATTTACCATCCAGCAATACACCTCGAGCTCCGATTTATTCTTTTCCTAAATTCAAGTTACTTTAATAACTTCAAATTACTTTATAACTTTGGTCTAAGATAACTATTAGTCAATTAATGTTTCATAGTACAGGGAGATGGTGAAAAGATGAGATGGATAGCATACCATAGCAGTATATGCTGTTTCACAGTATTCCCACATTATTTTCATTATAAATATTTTAAGTGATTATATATCTTACACAAACACAATAAATTCTCTGCAAGTATCAAGTATTTCGAAGTACTGTTATAAAAAACGCTACACTTTGTAAATGACATCAAGACCAactttttataaaaataaatcatTCATCTTACTTTTCATGCTTctattataaaaaaaaacaaattcaTATTGATAAATTTCATACTGATTCCAGTAATAAAAAATGAACCCATCACATCCAAAATGTCATCTAACTTATCCGATAAATAGTTTTATCAATAATAGTCAAACAATTCAATTGGAGTTTCCCTATCTCAAAAATCCACAACTTCATCTAAAACTTCATGAGCTTTACAAATTTAATGAAACCATACAACAAAGACTTTCCGAGGTTAATGCATTCTCATTGGTAAAAACTAAAATTTGCATATGGCCTCTTACCTTTCTGTTTATTTAACTATGCTACATAAACTTTCCAAAAGACAGTTATTTTGTAGGCTGTTGAGAAGTCTCATTTTGCTCTTGTTTTGAACCAGCCATAGCTGCAGTTGCTGCTGCTGTCATGGCTGCTGCAGCCGCACCAACCTTTACGCCACCTGCAGCCTTCATTACACCTGCTACTTTAGCAAACGCCGCTATGCCTCCAACAAGAATTGCTCTTAATGCAACTGTCGGTTTCACTGCCATAACTAACAAGAAGGGGACAACCTGCACATAATAAGTTTATACAAAATAAGTTCATAAATCACAACACTTGCACAGAAGGATCATGACATGCTACAACACGGCGGTTTCCATTAACAATCTAAATGCGTGCAAAAATTCATGATTTACTATTTAACCCTTGGAAACAAAAAAGAAATTTATAAAACTTCACTTTCTCATAAAATCCATTCTTGTCTGTCATTTTAAGTTTGCTTCGATTAAGCTTTGCGAAAAGATTCGAAACATGTAATGACCAAAAAATTTAACTCTCAAGAAAGATTAATCCTTTCCAGAAGTTGATGCAGTTATTAAAACATATCCCAACCACTCCGATATACAGTTTCATCgaaatttgtttttttttatagATATCAATGCTTCAGTTGAGATCCTATCTAGTGGAACATGACCTATTGTTGTTTTATTCTATTCATTTTAATCAGAGTTTAACTACTAGATTAGCAATTTAGCATATATACTTCATACTAGAATAGATAAGCCTCTATAGTTAGATACGCTACCATAATGATCAAAATCTGGGTTTGAAGTCTGAATTGAGATTACTAATGTCAATTTTCTCTGTTCCCGAGACTTTATCTTTTGTAGTAGACAGTACTAGTTGAACCTTAAGGAATAAATATGATTCTTTTCCATTCAATCCTTACAAACACCAAAACCTACTAGATCCTCCATTATCTCTATCAAAATTTTGAGAAATATGTAATTAACCAACCAGAGCCTATACGGTAAGAAACGCCTATTGAAGAAGATCAATATCGCCTTCTACGAAATATAAGACAGGAAAGGGGAAAATGGCAGTACTGAGAGATACTTTTAATTCTCCTCATAACTAATGTGATTTCACTCACCTCACTACGAACCTCCTCCACTTTTACAGCCAAACTCGAGCAATTTGGTGTTTTTGAAGGTATATTATTATAAGTTTCTGATAAAAATTATGGTAAAAATCAACTTCGACTCTTGGTGGTTTCCTAACTTTTATCTCTCGTTCTTATACCTAGGGATCCCATACTACAAGTCAAAACAGCTCCAACACAGCAAATGCATTTTTCAACAAATCCAATATTTCCATCCATCATTCATCCAATATTGTCCTATTTCTTCACTAAGTAATACATATCTCATTCTCATTATACTAGAATTTCAGAAATCCGCGTCATGCAAGGTTTGCATAGTTGCATTGCATTGCATCAAATAGGTGGGGAGAAAAAGACTCATGTTGAAGCAGAAACCAAACTCAGAAAATTATAAAGGGTTAAAAAAGCCCTTTTTCTCAAACTCATTAAACCTCTTTTGaacatttttttttcatttccaCCTAATATCATATTAATTAACTTCCAATATCATAAATTCATAATCAAACCCACTAAATAAACCCTAACCAAAACAATATTTTTCCCCAATTCATAATCTTGATCAAATTCGTGACGAATGAATTTTAAAGATCGATAGAAAAGGGATGAAATCGAATAAAAGTCAAACCTGGAATTGAAAATGGAGCTTGATATGATACCTGAAATTGAAATCCTTTAGAAAATGATACGTGGAGAGGGAAATAGATTAGACGCGATGAATCTAAACCTCCCTGTTTCCTTATACCTCGGACCTAGAAATAAGGAGGTGGTGTGTGTTTAAAACAACAACGTTGTTTCTATACGGCAAACCTGTGTTTGGTTTGGAGTTTGGACAGTAATAACGCATAAAGAGTGTGTTTGGTTGTAATGAGAAGGTTAGGAGAAAGAAAGAATGAGAAGAGAGAAATATGGATAAGAATTAATGTATAAATAGAAACCCGTGCATCCTCAAAAGGTAAATTAAACGGTTAATGTATAAACTATTTATATATACTTAATAATTGCAAATGTTTTATCAACTCTTAATATAAATTAATCATCATATCAACTCAATTATATTTTGAcaattatataaaaaaaatattgatTATATATTAaacatttgtttcattgatctAACCGCTAAAGAGTAATTCAATATTTTAGTATTTCGTCTATATGATattattgtttgtgtatataaGTAAGTAGTGTACTTagttattaaaaaaaataatgtAACACCATGTACACAAAAGTAGTGGAGTAATCATTCTCTGTGTAATCGCTAGTGGAATAGTAGTTGAAGTTTGTTAAAGTTCGTTactctttctttctttctttctttctctctctctctctctctctatatatatatatatatatctctatctatctatctatctatctatctatctatctatctatccatctatctatctatctatctattttcatcttcttcaccctgtgcaccaacaattggtattTAGAGTTCTGGTTCAGATCCAGAGAGAAACACAGGAAACACGGGTGAACAATGAggcgttgtgtgattgatttcgttTCTTGAATTCGTGTTGTATTTCTGAATCAGAATCGTAACagaatcacatttcttgattctgCAGGATTGGGAAACGCTAGTGTTTGGTGAGATATGAGTGACTTACACAAGATTGAAGATGAACAAAAATTGTAATCTGAGTACTAAGCTTCTAGTGTTCGATGCCAAAAACTAGAATCGTTAGATGACTTAGATGCATATGTTATTtggcgctcaagatgttcttgatctcgttAACGACAGTTACATTCCAGTTGCActtcactacgccaaaaactgtaatagacagcgcaccttagagggcgctttattacaaaagcgctctctaaagtgaagcgaaaaaataaggagcaatagacagcgcactttagagggcgcttttgtaataaagcgccctctaaggtgaagcgaaaaaataaggaggagatagagggacaacaatacatggcgctttttagaaagcgccctctaaggttacccttagagggcgcttttaataaagcgctgttataagtccatgtgcatttccagcttataaagcgcttctggaaagccttagagagcgcttccataagcgccctcttaggccccctttagaaggcgcttttttaataaagcgccctctaaggtgaagcgaaaaaataaggaggagataccttagagggcgcttttaatcaagcgctgttataagtccatgtgcatttccagcttataaagcgcttctggaaagccttagagagcgcttccataagcgccctcttaggccccctttagatggcgctttttttccacaagcgccctctaaggtcccctttagtaaacattaaaattataacatactgcgcgttttgttatttcactctctgttattttcgttctttttcacgttagggttctaaggcgttttccttccacctctgttagatctacattattactgcgcgtttcatccttctaccaatcaaaggtacacgatgcaTACATTATTACTTTTACTATTTTCAGGCTTTGCCCAATTTCattgttttagctttgcccaatttcagttttatgttattgttttactattgctttgttttagctgCGCGTttactattgctttgttttagctttgttttagcgcatgcaatgggactacattacccagtagttagggttatacgacctatgaacatctgattttgtgtcaacaccaatatcattagaaacctaggtccgaatgtgtttgaactcttctgaaattgttttttatttattctaattagtaatggataatacatggatgtcttccaatcgattgtcgagagagtacgagaatggggtatcagaattcgttaagtttgccgttgcgcacgccgaagaccccagtagaatgatatgtccttgcttgggttgttgttatgggaaacgggttgacgcagttcagttgacatcgcatctaatgaggcatggaattgatcgaagttatacatgttggaatttgcatggtgagaaaagtaacgagaatgttgaaccgggtgatagtacgacctatgcctcaagctatagtggcgcagatacatacgattgtgatcgagttgaagagattgcagaagcacttgaaggagatcttaaggattgtcccgaaatgtttgagaggttggtaagtgatgcagagaaacctttgtatgatggttgcactaaattcacaagattgtctgcggtattaaagttgtacaacttaaaggcgggcaatggatggtcggataaaagtttcacagagttattagcccttttgaaagatatgcttcctgaggataatgttcttcccaatcgaacatatgagaccaaaaagatgttgtgctctattggcatgagctatgataagatacatgcatgtccaaacgattgcgttttgtttcgaaatgagtatgcatcgttaaatgagtgtcctaaatgcggtgtctcgcgatttaagaacaagttgtctccagcaaaagtcttgtggtattttcctgttattccgagatttagacgcatgttttgtagtgaaaccgattcaagacacttgacctggcatgcagatgaaagaattatagatggaaagtatcgacatccgtcagattcaccacagtggttgaaaattgataatgattatcctgaatttggagaagaatcaagaaaccttcgcttggcattatctactgatggaatgaacccacacagtatccagagtatctcacacagtacatggcctgtgattattatgatttataacctacctccatggctatgtatgaagcgtaagtacatgatgttatctatgttgatttctggacctaaacaaccagggaatgacatagacgtgtacttgaagcccttaatcgaagatttaaagattttgtgggagaccggtgtggaggtttatgatggatataggaaagaaagtttcaacttgagggcgatgttgtttggcacaattaatgattttccagcatacggaaatctatcagggtatagcataaaaggtcaatgtgcgtgtcctatttgtgaagataaaacagattggaagcgcttggagtttggtcagaagaatgtctttctcggtcatcggagattcttaaattcaaatcatcactaccgtggatggagaaaggcgttcaatggagagacagaacaaggcagagctccacctatattgacgggtgatcaaattttgaaaaggtgaaagatttggatactcagtttggcaagccttttgcccacacacttgtcaaaagtgggtggaagaagaggtcagttttttttgaattgccgtattggaagtccttgtatgtgagacattttcttgatgttatgcatattgaaaaaaatgtatttgaaagtgttattggcacgttactcaatatacaaggaaagtctaaggatggccttaaggcaagaaagaacttgatagcgatgggaataagaactgaattaggacccttgaagaaaggaaaacgaacatatctaccgcctgctgcttatactctatctagaaaggagaaaaaaacattgtgtaagtttctaagtgaagttaaagttccagaagggtactcttcagatattagaagacttgtgtctatgaaagacctcaagttaaagagtttaaagacccatgattgccatgttataatgaaacattttctcccaataggtatacgttctattcttccagaaaaagtaagaagctctataactaagttgtgttctttcttcaagtcaatttgcagtaaggtgatcaatcctgcgatcttaccaatgttgcaaaaagaaatcgttattactttgtgtgagcttgaaatgttttttcctccatcattttttgacataatggtacatctagttgttcatcttgtgaaagagacacaattgtgtggaccagcttatatgagatggatgtaccctgttgaacgttatatgaaaatattaaaagggtacgtgaagaaccgaagtcgaccagaaggttgtatggttgaaagatacattgttgaagaagcgattgagttttgtactgaatatttgtctaatgttcagtcaatcggactccccaagtctcagcttgtcgaaaagaaagaaggaaaaaatctaattggaaataaaatcgtggcagtatcaagggtcgaacgggatcaagtgcatttgtatgttctgcacaatgagaatgaggttgagccgtatgttgaaattcacaaggatgttctccgaggtttaaatcccaatagaaatgaaaattggatagtacgagagcacaatcgatgttttataccttggtttaaggatcatatttattcaaagtattattcagatcccgcttcaataacagaaaggttgagatgcttagcatatggtccaagtttccatgttttttcttatagcgcatacgcgattaatggatacacattttataccaaagaacaagatgataaaagtactatgcagaatagtggtgtcaccgtggtagctgaagcaatgcacatatctgtaacacctcaaaatttgccctcctctcttgggactagcattaacatatttgcatatcattttaggacattaggcatttcatattgcatatcatgtggttacattgtgcaagctatcttcccaagtcttaatcaggaggTAGGAAGTCAAGTGCACgcctagggtttattgattgatcatggccatctgaggattgggctgtgaattagggtttcatgattctcaagggtattggtcttcatattgattgaattgatacatcatcatcatcatggttggatgtcattaggagattgaagaagattccttgagattagggttttgaccactggtcaaccctaatccGTTGCATTaggccaatcagggctggatcaggagatgggggCTATGATGTATATGAGGATCATAATGTGATTATAATGAGCTCATGGatgctagggtttcatggttgagccatttcatcaggagtttggggctcaatttgatcagtgcgtagccaaattcatctatctgtcagaaaagtcaattgtggtcaactgtgcctggattgatggatttggaggagggagagggcaagagatactccattcatgttcaaacaagtctcatttgacatttcaaatactcacattgaaggatttgaggtcatagcaaaggtttccaaaaggaaaaatgacctatggtttcaagtttccaaaaagatggcaagtttttggaacgacttcaacccaattttccaccatcaaaaaagcttcaaatggaattttgttgaacatgaaagttgtagatctttctctcccattttcaaaaagtccaagatcgtgagaatcggatgaacggttgaggagatatggtcaaattaccaccgggcgtgcatggcaaaattttccatgtatcgatgcacacgaatttcgtatcgatgcgtgcaaggcaaaaaaagggccatgtatcgatgcacacgagttatgtgtcgatgcacactgttaaaaagtgccttgtattgatacaaacaagttatgtatcgatgcatactgttaaaaagtgccttgtattgatacaaacaagttatgtatcgatgcatactgttaaaaagtgccttgtattgatacaaacaagttatgtatcgatgcacactgttaaaaagtgccatgtatcgatgcaaacaagttatgtatcgatgcatactgttaaaaagtgttatgtatcaatacataactctattttgagctctcatacagcactgttcatgtccatattacttcatgcaccatcttcatgcacaagagtgaaaatctcatttgagccaacacactccaaatatcaattgagaatgtatgagctgtcaatgagctgtcacagggcttgagtgaaaaggccattttgcccttgcttaagtaaatgcacatttgctaattgcatgtcattttgctaatttggtgattaaagcttgattagttggaagtatataagcttaatcataacaaactCTTGAGGAGAATTCACAATCTCCAAGAACCAGATCTgaaactcttcattctctcaagaTTTCATCAAAAACGCAAATCTTCAACTCCAAAATTCTTCACCAAATCTCAACCATTTTTCGAAATTCCTTTTGATCTGAACTcacatcatcatcaacatcaactgTTTTTGGAATTCGAAGGTGGAGAAGGCTTGAATCGTGGCTGTCATAGGAAGGTGCTCCAATGGTAAATCGAGAATTCGCATGCTAGGAGTGGAGTTGTTCGAACCTGAGCGCATCATTCCATTCCCTGGAGCTTCTAGTTGGACTGTTTGGAGCAAAAACTCACGAATTCGTCCGTTTCCCTTGCTGCCATACCAGGTACGTGAGTTTTCGAACGTCACGGTTTTCCAAATCGT includes:
- the LOC127076372 gene encoding uncharacterized protein LOC127076372; translation: MAVKPTVALRAILVGGIAAFAKVAGVMKAAGGVKVGAAAAAMTAAATAAMAGSKQEQNETSQQPTK